In a genomic window of uncultured Flavobacterium sp.:
- a CDS encoding aldose 1-epimerase family protein: MNTTISNSQISASIKHAGAELFSLKNNQNKEFIWEGNPDFWGKHSPVLFPIVGTLKNNTYTINGTEYQLPRHGFARDMDFQLIEKTENSAVFSLKYNEETLKKYPFSFELQLIYTLHESTLNIEYKVINEGESKMPFSIGAHPAIALPEAFENYTLDFEKNEVLKYYILENDLISNKTEILESTNSLVPLNYKLFENDALIFKTLKSNSLTILENSKPYIKVAFEDFPSLGIWTKENAPFICIEPWLGYSDTAENSGDLFEKEGILVLDANQTFQAKFSLQIL, encoded by the coding sequence TTGAATACAACTATTTCAAATTCACAGATAAGCGCTTCTATTAAACATGCGGGAGCAGAATTATTTTCATTAAAAAACAATCAGAATAAAGAATTTATCTGGGAAGGTAATCCTGATTTCTGGGGAAAACACTCGCCTGTTCTTTTTCCGATTGTAGGAACTTTAAAAAACAACACTTATACTATTAATGGAACTGAATATCAATTACCAAGACACGGTTTTGCTCGTGATATGGATTTTCAATTGATCGAAAAAACTGAAAATAGTGCTGTTTTTTCATTAAAATATAATGAAGAAACACTGAAAAAATATCCTTTTTCATTTGAATTACAACTTATCTATACACTTCATGAATCTACATTAAATATTGAATACAAAGTAATTAATGAAGGGGAATCTAAAATGCCTTTTTCTATAGGAGCTCACCCTGCAATAGCATTACCTGAAGCTTTTGAAAATTATACTCTTGATTTTGAAAAAAATGAAGTTTTGAAATATTATATTTTAGAGAATGATTTAATCTCAAATAAAACAGAAATTTTAGAAAGCACCAATAGTTTAGTTCCTTTAAATTATAAATTATTTGAGAACGATGCGTTGATTTTCAAAACATTAAAGTCAAATTCGCTTACAATTCTTGAAAACTCAAAACCTTATATAAAGGTTGCTTTTGAAGATTTTCCTAGTTTAGGAATCTGGACCAAAGAAAATGCTCCATTTATATGTATTGAGCCTTGGCTTGGATATTCAGACACTGCTGAAAACTCTGGCGATTTATTTGAAAAAGAAGGAATTTTAGTTTTGGATGCCAATCAAACTTTCCAAGCAAAATTTAGTTTACAAATATTATAA
- a CDS encoding VF530 family protein, translating to MQNQSKDPLHGITLQKILESLVDHYGFDTLGELIPVKCFLSNPSIKSSLTFLRKTDWARKKVEDLYVKSLPKFTK from the coding sequence ATGCAGAATCAATCTAAAGATCCTTTACACGGAATTACACTTCAAAAAATTTTAGAATCATTAGTTGATCATTACGGCTTTGACACATTAGGAGAATTAATTCCTGTAAAATGCTTCTTGTCAAATCCTAGTATTAAATCAAGTTTAACTTTCTTAAGAAAAACAGATTGGGCTCGTAAAAAAGTAGAAGATTTATATGTAAAATCACTACCTAAGTTTACGAAATAA
- a CDS encoding DUF3575 domain-containing protein, translating to MKKLLILLVLFFTIQSQSQTFIKFNAATALVGIPNVGVETSIGEKTTFSFDVMASFWKSFNGHNPMEFYTFTAEVRYHFKEKYNGFYVGAHAGPDIYQLQKWNYWDTNLYEQGFGYRLGATIGYNIKLSDKFILDIFAGGGWHQGFYHGYYNDGTPGRYEKAPNWNKSGEWLPYRGGVMISYKL from the coding sequence ATGAAAAAATTATTAATACTTCTTGTTCTTTTCTTTACAATACAATCACAAAGTCAAACTTTTATTAAATTTAATGCAGCAACAGCTTTAGTAGGTATTCCAAATGTTGGTGTAGAAACTAGTATTGGAGAGAAAACTACTTTTAGTTTTGACGTAATGGCTTCTTTTTGGAAATCCTTTAATGGACATAATCCAATGGAATTTTATACGTTCACTGCGGAAGTTCGTTACCATTTTAAAGAAAAATATAATGGATTTTACGTAGGTGCTCACGCTGGTCCGGATATTTATCAATTACAAAAATGGAATTACTGGGATACCAATTTATACGAACAAGGTTTTGGTTATAGATTAGGTGCAACTATTGGATACAATATCAAATTAAGCGATAAATTTATATTAGATATTTTTGCAGGTGGTGGATGGCATCAAGGTTTTTACCACGGTTATTATAATGATGGAACTCCTGGAAGATATGAAAAAGCTCCAAACTGGAACAAAAGTGGCGAATGGCTTCCGTACCGTGGCGGTGTTATGATTTCTTATAAATTGTAA
- the smpB gene encoding SsrA-binding protein SmpB encodes MLKTVNILNKRARFDYEIIDTYTAGIVLSGTEIKSIRLGKANITESFCEFSNLELFAINTYIEEYSFGNQFNHKSRSERKLLLNKKELKTLHKNVQAKGLTIVPLKLFTNEKGLAKLQIGLCKGKKNYDKRESLKEQDTKRDLDRIKKAYN; translated from the coding sequence ATGTTAAAAACAGTCAATATACTTAATAAAAGAGCTCGATTTGATTATGAGATAATCGACACTTATACTGCCGGAATTGTTTTATCCGGAACTGAAATTAAATCAATACGCTTAGGAAAAGCTAATATTACCGAAAGTTTCTGCGAATTTAGTAATCTCGAACTTTTTGCTATAAATACCTATATAGAAGAATATTCTTTTGGAAATCAATTTAACCATAAATCCAGAAGCGAGAGAAAATTACTTTTGAATAAAAAAGAACTAAAAACGCTTCATAAAAATGTACAAGCAAAAGGACTTACAATAGTTCCTTTAAAATTGTTTACGAATGAAAAAGGATTGGCAAAATTGCAAATTGGTCTTTGTAAAGGAAAGAAAAATTACGACAAACGTGAATCTCTTAAAGAACAGGACACTAAACGTGATTTAGATCGAATAAAAAAAGCTTATAACTAA
- a CDS encoding GNAT family N-acetyltransferase: MLEFNFNPFPVIETERLILRRVTNDDAHDIFILRSNPETMKFIPRPLLKSAEDALVLIAEIEGKINTNVGINWAITLKDSPKLLGIIGYYRMQPENYRAEIGYILLPEFHGKGIIPEAVNRLIKFGFEDLKLHSIEAVIDPENFASEKVLQKCGFVKEAHFKESDFYEGRFYDKVIYSLLEK; this comes from the coding sequence ATGCTAGAATTTAATTTTAATCCGTTTCCGGTTATAGAAACGGAGCGTTTAATATTAAGAAGGGTTACAAATGATGATGCACATGATATTTTCATATTGCGTTCGAATCCCGAAACAATGAAATTCATCCCAAGGCCTTTATTGAAAAGTGCTGAAGATGCTCTTGTACTTATTGCAGAGATTGAAGGTAAAATAAATACAAATGTTGGGATCAATTGGGCAATTACACTAAAAGACAGTCCTAAACTACTTGGCATAATTGGCTATTACAGAATGCAACCTGAAAATTATCGTGCTGAAATTGGATATATTTTGTTACCTGAATTTCACGGAAAAGGAATAATTCCTGAAGCTGTAAACCGATTAATTAAATTTGGTTTTGAAGATTTAAAATTACATTCGATAGAAGCTGTTATTGATCCTGAGAATTTTGCCTCTGAAAAAGTACTGCAAAAATGCGGTTTTGTAAAAGAAGCTCATTTTAAAGAATCTGACTTTTATGAAGGTCGTTTTTACGATAAGGTAATTTACTCATTATTAGAAAAGTAA